A stretch of the Metopolophium dirhodum isolate CAU chromosome 8, ASM1992520v1, whole genome shotgun sequence genome encodes the following:
- the LOC132951382 gene encoding GATA zinc finger domain-containing protein 4-like, protein MESRYVTTCRHMGDNYQQNTQNQKEEDEKLIIAGDCLRATASNWFSTIRFQINNFREFQETFKDEYWSRDIQMQTWSQCLGIKQVPNEASYREHFSYWATKLRHLEVPRLAEQEIVSSIAGHYPGYLRAILISLPECTILNAMKILGTEEHRNNNNNYNNRLPQNRENNNNNQNRTREDPPRREGNWRNTGRNEQTREYQIPRNTQESDNTQWRDRQAINQINATEASSDTDDESQVNHTVNNIQASNVSVSPYLSCMIEGGAIQALG, encoded by the exons ATGGAAAGTCGATACGTAACCACATGCAGACATATGGGAGACAACTACCAACAGAACACTCAAAATCAAAAGGAGGAGG ATGAAAAACTAATAATAGCAGGGGACTGTTTAAGAGCTACGGCCAGCAACTGGTTCTCAACTATAAGATTTCAAATAAACAACTTCCGAGAATTCCAAGAGACATTTAAAGACGAATATTGGTCAAGGGACATCCAAATGCAAACGTGGAGCCAATGTCTCGGTATAAAACAAGTACCTAACGAAGCAAGCTATCGGGAACATTTTTCGTATTGGGCGACCAAGCTAAGGCATCTCGAAGTACCGAGACTAGCGGAACAAGAAATTGTAAGCAGTATTGCCGGCCATTACCCAGGATATTTAAGGGCAATATTAATATCACTACCGGAGTGTACAATACTCAATGCAATGAAAATATTGGGTACAGAGGAACACcggaacaacaataataattataataaccgaCTACCACAAAACAGggaaaacaacaacaacaatcaaAATAGAACAAGAGAAGACCCCCCACGAAGGGAAGGCAATTGGCGAAACACAGGAAGAAACGAACAAACAAGAGAATACCAAATTCCGAGAAATACACAAGAATCGGATAACACACAATGGCGAGATAGACAAGCAATTAATCAAATTAATGCGACTGAAGCGAGTAGTGACACCGACGATGAAAGTCAAGTTAACCATACGGTTAATAACATACAAGCGAGTAACGTATCGGTGAGCCCGTATTTGAGTTGTATGATTGAAGGAGGAGCAATACAAGCCCTAGGTTGA